The Ruania alba genome has a window encoding:
- a CDS encoding CaiB/BaiF CoA transferase family protein — MTTPLDDLLVVDASTLFAGPMAAMHLGDMGARVIKVEHPQRPDPSRGHGPAKDGENLWWKTLGRNKETVTLDLHTAGGVEAFLRLAERADVVIENFRPGTLEKWGLGYEQLSAKNPGLVLARVTGFGQKGPYRSRPGFGTLAEAMSGFAAMTGEPDGPPTLPPFGLADGIASLTTAYAVMTALHHRSRVGTGQEMDIAIIEPILAMLGPQITRWDQLGTVQPRTGNRSANNAPRNAYLTADAKWVAVSTSAQSIAERVMELVGRPELTRETWFATGAGRAQHADELDEAVGAWIAERSRDQVVAEFERVHAAVAPIYDAGDIMADPHFQELGTIHGIEDPVLGEMKMQGPLFRMSGADSRIAWTGRAPGADTDALLGELGFSEQEVATMREDGAC; from the coding sequence ATGACTACTCCGCTCGATGACCTGCTGGTGGTGGATGCCTCCACCTTGTTCGCCGGCCCGATGGCGGCGATGCACCTGGGCGACATGGGCGCCCGGGTCATCAAGGTGGAGCACCCGCAGCGCCCGGACCCTTCGCGCGGGCACGGCCCGGCCAAGGACGGGGAAAACCTGTGGTGGAAGACCCTGGGGCGGAACAAGGAGACCGTCACGCTCGACCTGCACACCGCTGGCGGGGTGGAGGCGTTCCTGCGCCTGGCCGAGCGGGCGGACGTGGTGATCGAGAACTTCCGCCCCGGCACCCTGGAGAAGTGGGGGCTGGGGTATGAGCAGCTGTCGGCGAAGAACCCCGGGCTCGTGCTTGCGCGCGTCACGGGTTTCGGGCAGAAGGGCCCGTATCGGTCGCGCCCGGGCTTCGGCACCCTCGCGGAGGCGATGAGTGGGTTCGCGGCGATGACAGGTGAGCCCGACGGGCCGCCGACGCTGCCGCCATTCGGACTTGCGGACGGAATCGCCTCGCTGACCACGGCCTATGCGGTGATGACCGCACTGCACCATCGATCCCGTGTCGGTACGGGGCAGGAGATGGACATCGCGATCATCGAGCCGATTCTGGCGATGCTGGGTCCGCAGATCACGCGGTGGGACCAACTGGGCACGGTGCAGCCGCGGACCGGGAACCGGTCGGCGAACAACGCGCCACGGAATGCGTACCTGACGGCGGATGCGAAATGGGTGGCGGTCAGCACGAGCGCGCAGTCGATCGCCGAGCGGGTGATGGAGCTGGTCGGCCGGCCCGAGCTGACGCGGGAAACTTGGTTTGCCACCGGTGCCGGGCGTGCCCAGCACGCCGATGAGCTGGACGAGGCAGTGGGCGCGTGGATCGCCGAGCGCTCCCGCGATCAGGTGGTGGCCGAGTTCGAACGAGTGCACGCCGCGGTGGCGCCGATCTACGACGCCGGTGACATTATGGCCGACCCGCACTTCCAGGAACTCGGCACCATCCACGGGATCGAGGACCCGGTCCTCGGGGAGATGAAGATGCAGGGCCCGTTGTTCCGGATGTCGGGCGCTGACTCGCGGATCGCCTGGACCGGCCGCGCGCCGGGGGCGGACACCGACGCGCTGCTGGGGGAGCTGGGCTTCTCCGAGCAAGAGGTCGCCACCATGCGGGAGGACGGCGCATGCTGA